A genomic region of bacterium contains the following coding sequences:
- a CDS encoding DUF4865 family protein gives MMAMQYTISLPRGHAPEAIQERVEKRHPLFVGREGLKHKSYLYNAKEAVYAPFYVWENDDELTNFLLDDLFHGVVTSFSRPRIRSWQVLHTYDANRPDKARYARLESDTIPAEADVRKLVEKEWANQTALRVHEELGFHIIGLDPDRWEIIRYSEWTDKSAAPKPEADCILEYDILDLWRKI, from the coding sequence ATGATGGCCATGCAATACACCATATCCCTGCCCCGGGGGCATGCGCCGGAAGCCATTCAGGAACGGGTGGAGAAGCGTCACCCCCTGTTCGTGGGCCGTGAGGGCCTCAAGCATAAATCCTATCTCTACAATGCCAAAGAGGCCGTCTACGCCCCCTTCTACGTATGGGAGAATGACGACGAGCTGACCAACTTCCTGCTTGATGACCTCTTTCACGGCGTTGTCACCAGCTTCAGCCGCCCGCGCATCCGCAGCTGGCAGGTATTGCATACCTACGATGCCAACCGGCCGGACAAGGCCCGTTACGCGCGTCTGGAAAGCGATACCATCCCCGCGGAAGCCGACGTGCGCAAACTGGTGGAAAAGGAATGGGCCAACCAGACCGCCCTGCGCGTGCATGAAGAGCTCGGCTTTCACATCATCGGGCTGGACCCTGATCGCTGGGAAATCATCCGTTACAGCGAATGGACGGACAAAAGCGCCGCTCCCAAACCGGAAGCCGATTGCATCCTGGAATACGATATACTAGACCTCTGGCGAAAAATCTGA
- the thiL gene encoding thiamine-phosphate kinase produces MTTMREFDWIDRYLRPLTLGFEGSFNLKDDTALLQAPQGLLVTTDTMVSGIHFIGNEPPSLIARKLMRVNLSDLAASGATPHAYTLNLSLPGECDESWMQAFTSGLAEDQQLYALHLVGGDTTLSPQALVLTITAFGIPGTHGVKHRNRATPHQDIWVTGTLGDAALGLKCAHGALTGPSGHWLNRYRLPEPRLLAAHMLASYIQASIDISDGLMADMRHICAASNVGAAIARNTLPLHEDTQRLLNELPEYWPSIVAAGDDYELLFTARPKDAENIRLAAKKLPHAVTRIGRTTAEANSLHLLDDSGKPIALLREGYVHRG; encoded by the coding sequence ATGACAACCATGCGTGAGTTCGACTGGATTGATCGTTATCTGCGGCCCCTAACCCTTGGGTTTGAAGGTTCCTTCAACCTGAAGGATGACACGGCTCTGCTACAGGCGCCGCAGGGATTGCTCGTCACTACCGATACCATGGTCAGCGGCATCCATTTCATCGGCAATGAACCGCCCAGCCTCATCGCCCGCAAACTTATGCGTGTAAACCTGTCCGATCTGGCTGCATCGGGCGCAACGCCCCATGCCTATACGTTGAACCTGAGCCTGCCCGGAGAATGCGATGAAAGCTGGATGCAGGCTTTCACCTCAGGCCTGGCGGAGGATCAGCAACTCTATGCCCTGCATCTGGTCGGCGGCGATACCACCCTCAGCCCACAGGCATTGGTGCTGACCATCACCGCGTTTGGAATCCCGGGCACTCATGGCGTAAAACACCGCAACCGGGCAACGCCCCATCAGGATATCTGGGTCACAGGCACCCTGGGCGATGCCGCCCTGGGCCTGAAATGCGCGCATGGCGCGTTGACCGGCCCCTCTGGCCATTGGCTCAACCGCTATCGCCTGCCTGAACCACGCCTGCTGGCCGCGCATATGCTCGCCTCCTATATTCAGGCAAGCATCGATATTTCCGATGGCCTGATGGCCGACATGCGGCACATCTGCGCGGCCAGCAACGTGGGCGCGGCCATCGCGCGCAACACATTGCCCCTCCATGAAGACACGCAACGGCTGCTGAATGAATTGCCGGAATACTGGCCCTCCATCGTGGCAGCTGGCGATGATTACGAGCTGCTCTTCACCGCCAGGCCGAAAGATGCGGAAAATATCCGGCTGGCCGCAAAAAAACTTCCGCATGCCGTTACCCGCATAGGCCGCACCACGGCCGAGGCAAATTCACTTCATTTACTGGATGATAGCGGCAAACCCATTGCTCTTCTGCGCGAAGGCTATGTGCATCGGGGCTGA
- the def gene encoding peptide deformylase — translation MPALDLVIAPHPVYKEKSTPVDGMTPDIKMLLDDMMDTLEAYDAIGVAAPMVGISKQLVVIKLEQDGEIHSLQMANPRIIHASKEMTTLDEASITFPDVVTAITRPSEITVEYLGTDGQTHRLDAKGLLATCIQHEMDYLDGRTLLDYLSPMKRDIALRRMKKASKHHHHHVHSAFCNH, via the coding sequence ATGCCCGCACTCGATCTCGTCATCGCCCCGCACCCCGTTTACAAGGAAAAAAGCACACCGGTGGACGGCATGACGCCGGATATCAAGATGCTGCTCGACGACATGATGGACACGCTGGAGGCATATGACGCCATTGGCGTGGCCGCGCCCATGGTCGGCATCAGCAAGCAGCTGGTGGTCATCAAGCTGGAGCAGGATGGTGAGATCCATTCACTGCAAATGGCCAACCCGCGCATCATCCATGCCAGCAAGGAAATGACCACGCTGGACGAAGCCTCCATCACCTTCCCCGACGTGGTGACCGCCATTACGCGGCCGAGTGAAATCACCGTGGAATATCTTGGTACGGACGGTCAAACGCATCGCCTTGATGCCAAAGGGCTTTTGGCCACCTGCATCCAGCACGAGATGGATTATCTGGACGGCAGGACACTACTGGATTACCTTAGCCCCATGAAGCGCGACATCGCCCTTCGCCGGATGAAAAAAGCATCCAAGCATCACCATCATCACGTCCACAGCGCCTTTTGCAATCACTAG